A part of Fimbriimonadia bacterium genomic DNA contains:
- a CDS encoding acyl-CoA thioesterase yields MPTSSWRLSTAHNVRAEQAASDTEVRISELATPEMANFLGKLFGGALLAMIDKAAYVCAARYAGTVCVTASFDRVDFHSPIEVGELVHLTAQVHHVGRTSLGIGIEVHSENVQTGEVRHTNSSYVTMVALRDGKPAPVPPLVCDTPEAKRHYLLAKYRREYRTEYSERVARREAELVQMSEEELDRLLAETRRSS; encoded by the coding sequence ATGCCCACGAGTTCGTGGAGATTATCTACGGCGCACAACGTGAGGGCTGAGCAAGCGGCAAGCGACACCGAAGTCCGCATCTCCGAGCTTGCCACGCCGGAGATGGCGAACTTCCTCGGCAAGCTTTTCGGCGGCGCCCTCCTCGCGATGATTGACAAGGCCGCATATGTGTGCGCAGCTCGATACGCCGGGACCGTGTGCGTCACAGCCTCCTTCGACCGTGTGGACTTCCACTCGCCCATCGAAGTAGGCGAGCTCGTCCACCTGACCGCCCAGGTACATCACGTCGGACGTACGTCGCTGGGCATCGGCATCGAGGTGCACTCGGAGAATGTGCAGACGGGCGAGGTGCGACACACGAACAGCTCTTACGTGACAATGGTGGCACTGCGGGACGGCAAGCCCGCGCCGGTGCCGCCCCTCGTATGCGACACCCCAGAGGCAAAACGGCACTATCTCCTGGCGAAGTACCGTCGTGAGTATCGCACTGAGTACTCCGAACGCGTCGCCCGCCGCGAGGCCGAGCTGGTCCAGATGAGCGAGGAAGAGCTGGACCGGCTGCTCGCCGAGACCCGGCGCAGTTCCTGA
- a CDS encoding triose-phosphate isomerase, protein MRVQLVAGNWKMNMTGPQACALVQGIVERVDQRPDVDVVVCPPFTAIERVKDELRDSHIKVGAQNMFWLESGAYTGQISPLMLMDLRVDYVIVGHSETRGRFGQPSDEMRPVLGYFGETDETVNRKVKCALFHSIQPILCVGETWEERQAGKTDDIVRTQLTGALRGVEPDEMYGLVVAYEPVWAIGTGQTCDDEEANRVCGTIRQILSELAGEEPADNIRVLYGGSVKASNAKGLLHQPEIDGALVGGASLDAHEFVEIIYGAQREG, encoded by the coding sequence ATGCGTGTTCAGCTCGTCGCGGGCAACTGGAAGATGAACATGACCGGGCCACAAGCCTGTGCTCTCGTGCAGGGCATAGTCGAGCGCGTAGATCAGCGTCCGGACGTAGACGTGGTGGTGTGCCCGCCGTTTACGGCCATCGAGAGGGTGAAGGACGAGCTCCGAGACAGCCATATCAAAGTCGGTGCGCAAAACATGTTCTGGCTGGAGTCGGGGGCATATACCGGACAGATCTCACCCCTGATGCTAATGGACCTGCGCGTAGACTACGTAATCGTAGGGCACTCGGAGACGCGGGGCAGATTCGGCCAGCCTTCGGACGAGATGAGGCCTGTGCTGGGATACTTCGGCGAGACTGACGAGACCGTCAACCGCAAGGTTAAGTGCGCGCTGTTCCACTCCATCCAGCCTATCCTCTGCGTGGGGGAGACTTGGGAAGAGCGGCAGGCGGGCAAGACGGACGACATCGTTCGCACTCAGCTCACCGGCGCGTTGCGGGGAGTGGAGCCCGACGAGATGTACGGGCTGGTCGTTGCGTACGAGCCCGTCTGGGCTATTGGTACCGGACAGACTTGCGACGACGAAGAGGCCAATCGCGTGTGCGGCACCATCCGCCAAATTCTATCGGAGCTGGCGGGAGAGGAGCCGGCGGACAACATTCGCGTGCTTTACGGCGGAAGCGTGAAGGCCTCTAACGCGAAAGGCCTGCTGCACCAGCCGGAGATTGACGGGGCGTTGGTGGGTGGTGCTAGCCTCGATGCCCACGAGTTCGTGGAGATTATCTACGGCGCACAACGTGAGGGCTGA